A part of Gemmatimonas sp. genomic DNA contains:
- a CDS encoding MFS transporter — MAVSNPTRPEDRIAFSRKIAYGLGAFVNNLLAAAIGGMMIILNLGFGMNPALVGIAGAIPRATDALIDPLMGFISDQTRSRWGRRRPYIFIGAILSGVSYAVLWAMPIGKTESFYFWYFVIGSNLFYVAYTIFAAPWVALGYELTPDYHERTRLMGVQNFIGQIAYLVSPWFLWIMTHKPWFSTPTEGARSLALTIGIVAACVGILPAIFLRERFVHEPETESATAARQARTSLWQSTKHHTIEFIAGCKSTLQSRPFLKLCIATFLVFNGFIMISSFQSYVIIYYVFGGNQERGAEYAGYAGTLGAVSTFAVIFFITWLATKIGKKRAFYVSTGLSMVGYAVKWFCYDPSRPWLVMLPAPLMAFGLGGLFTLMGSMIADVVDCDELETKQRREGMFGSIYWWVVKVGMAAALAGGGFLVNWTGFDVALAGAQTPRTLVLLRLCDVLVPFIASGIAIWAISGYPITEEKAHDVRQELERRRGLANQPVVIP, encoded by the coding sequence TGATGATCATTCTGAATCTCGGATTCGGCATGAACCCGGCCCTCGTTGGCATCGCGGGGGCGATCCCGCGCGCGACCGACGCATTGATCGATCCGCTGATGGGATTCATTTCCGACCAGACGCGGTCGCGCTGGGGGCGACGGCGCCCGTACATCTTCATTGGTGCGATTCTCTCGGGCGTCTCGTACGCCGTGCTCTGGGCAATGCCGATTGGCAAGACCGAGTCGTTCTACTTCTGGTACTTCGTGATCGGCTCGAATCTGTTCTACGTGGCCTACACGATCTTTGCGGCGCCGTGGGTCGCGCTGGGCTACGAGCTCACGCCGGACTATCACGAACGGACACGTCTCATGGGCGTGCAGAACTTCATCGGACAGATCGCGTACCTCGTGTCGCCGTGGTTCCTGTGGATCATGACCCACAAGCCATGGTTCTCGACGCCGACCGAAGGCGCGCGCTCGCTGGCGCTCACGATCGGCATCGTGGCCGCGTGTGTGGGCATCTTGCCGGCGATCTTCCTGCGCGAGCGGTTCGTTCACGAGCCGGAGACGGAATCCGCGACGGCGGCGCGCCAGGCCCGCACGAGTCTCTGGCAGTCGACCAAGCACCATACGATCGAGTTCATCGCCGGCTGCAAGTCAACGCTGCAGTCGCGACCGTTCCTGAAGCTCTGCATCGCGACGTTTCTGGTGTTCAACGGCTTCATCATGATCTCGTCGTTCCAATCGTACGTGATCATCTACTACGTGTTCGGCGGCAACCAGGAGCGCGGGGCCGAGTACGCCGGCTACGCGGGCACCCTCGGTGCGGTCTCGACGTTCGCCGTGATCTTCTTCATCACTTGGCTGGCCACGAAGATCGGCAAGAAGCGGGCGTTCTATGTGTCGACCGGTCTGTCGATGGTGGGCTACGCGGTGAAGTGGTTTTGTTACGATCCCAGCCGACCGTGGTTGGTCATGCTACCGGCGCCACTCATGGCCTTCGGACTGGGCGGACTGTTTACCCTGATGGGTTCTATGATCGCCGATGTCGTCGACTGCGACGAGCTGGAGACGAAGCAGCGCCGTGAGGGTATGTTCGGCTCGATCTATTGGTGGGTGGTCAAAGTCGGCATGGCAGCGGCGCTTGCCGGCGGTGGATTTCTGGTGAACTGGACCGGGTTCGATGTGGCGTTGGCCGGCGCGCAGACGCCACGCACGCTTGTGCTGCTGAGGCTCTGCGACGTACTCGTGCCGTTCATCGCCTCGGGCATCGCGATCTGGGCAATCTCCGGCTATCCGATCACCGAAGAGAAGGCCCACGACGTCCGCCAGGAACTCGAGCGGCGCCGTGGGCTGGCCAATCAGCCCGTCGTGATTCCGTAG
- a CDS encoding glycoside hydrolase family 3 N-terminal domain-containing protein — protein sequence MSELLSTALSVDARITELLAQLSIEEKIGQLQQVQGGGGQVSADLAQAIRDGRVGSVINEVHVDTVNALQHIAVHESRHGIPLLIGRDVIHGFATVFPIPLGQASSWNPDAVARGARVAATEAAACGVNWTFAPMIDIGRDPRWGRVAEGFGEDPYLTGVLAAAAVRGYQRADLTAPDAIAACAKHFVGYGASESGRDYNTTNIAPRELRDVHLPPFQAAVQAGVASVMTSFSDIDGVPASANGPLLTGVLRDEWGFDGLVVSDWDSIRQLAIHGLTADDRGSAHEAAIAGVDMEMASTTYADHLADLVRDGLVPVDRLDAMVANVLRMKLRLGLFERSSTDPSTFPVAGNVAHLLAAREVAQESIVLLRNTMHDGEYLLPLAAGALRRIAVIGPLADDPYEQLGTWIFDGDAQHSRTVLSALREALPDSVQVDVAQGVPNTRSQDTSGFDEAVQAASHADVAVLVLGEESILSGEAHCRADISLPGAQEALVEAIVATGTPVVLVVMAGRALALERIAHRVHALLYAWHPGSMGGAAIVDLLFGAASPSARLPVTLPRATGQIPIYYAHKNTGKPATPESVVSMHDIHPRAPQLSVGNTSFHLDVDPSPLYPFGFGLTYTYVEYEAPSLRLADVPLDGTVEISATLTNRGARAADEVVQLYVRDLVGSATRPVKELKGFQRVHLAAGERRTVRFSLPIAQLAFHGRDLQRAVEPGRFQAWIAPHAGTTTSVEFSVHS from the coding sequence GTGTCAGAACTGCTGTCCACCGCGCTGTCCGTCGACGCACGCATCACCGAACTGCTCGCGCAGCTGTCGATCGAAGAGAAGATCGGACAGCTGCAGCAGGTGCAGGGCGGTGGCGGGCAGGTGTCGGCCGACCTCGCGCAGGCCATTCGTGATGGGCGCGTCGGGTCGGTCATCAACGAGGTGCACGTCGATACGGTGAACGCGCTGCAGCACATCGCGGTGCACGAATCGCGTCACGGCATTCCGCTGTTGATCGGCCGCGATGTGATTCACGGATTTGCTACGGTCTTTCCAATCCCCCTCGGGCAGGCCTCCAGCTGGAATCCCGACGCCGTCGCGCGTGGGGCGCGCGTGGCCGCCACGGAAGCGGCGGCCTGTGGCGTGAATTGGACGTTCGCGCCGATGATCGACATCGGTCGCGATCCGCGTTGGGGGCGCGTGGCGGAAGGCTTCGGTGAGGACCCGTACCTCACCGGCGTGCTCGCCGCGGCAGCGGTGCGCGGATATCAACGCGCCGACCTCACGGCACCGGATGCCATCGCCGCCTGCGCCAAGCACTTCGTCGGCTACGGCGCCAGCGAGAGTGGCCGAGACTACAACACCACCAACATCGCGCCGCGCGAGCTGCGCGATGTGCACTTGCCGCCCTTCCAAGCGGCGGTGCAGGCGGGTGTGGCGTCGGTCATGACGTCGTTCAGCGACATCGACGGTGTTCCCGCCAGCGCGAACGGGCCGCTGCTTACCGGCGTGTTGCGCGATGAATGGGGCTTCGATGGCCTCGTGGTCAGCGACTGGGATTCGATTCGTCAGCTCGCGATCCATGGGCTCACCGCCGACGATCGCGGCTCGGCGCACGAAGCGGCGATCGCCGGCGTCGACATGGAGATGGCCAGCACCACATACGCCGACCATCTCGCTGATCTCGTACGCGATGGACTGGTGCCCGTCGACCGGCTCGACGCGATGGTGGCCAACGTGCTGCGCATGAAGCTGCGGCTCGGTCTCTTCGAGCGCTCTTCGACCGATCCGAGCACATTCCCGGTCGCCGGGAACGTCGCGCATCTACTGGCGGCGCGCGAAGTGGCGCAGGAGAGCATCGTGCTGCTCCGCAATACGATGCACGACGGCGAGTATCTGCTGCCGCTCGCCGCCGGCGCACTGCGTCGTATCGCCGTGATCGGACCGCTGGCCGATGACCCATACGAGCAGCTCGGCACCTGGATCTTCGACGGCGACGCGCAGCACAGCCGCACGGTGCTCAGCGCGCTGCGGGAGGCGCTGCCCGACTCTGTGCAGGTCGACGTGGCGCAGGGTGTGCCCAACACGCGAAGTCAGGACACGAGTGGATTCGACGAGGCGGTGCAGGCCGCGAGCCATGCCGATGTTGCGGTGCTCGTGCTGGGCGAGGAATCGATCCTGTCGGGCGAAGCACACTGTCGGGCTGACATTTCCCTTCCCGGCGCCCAGGAAGCACTGGTAGAGGCCATTGTGGCCACAGGAACGCCCGTCGTGCTGGTGGTCATGGCCGGTCGTGCGCTGGCCCTCGAGCGCATCGCGCATCGTGTGCACGCGCTGCTGTATGCCTGGCATCCGGGATCGATGGGTGGAGCCGCCATCGTGGACCTGCTGTTCGGCGCCGCCTCGCCGTCGGCTCGCTTGCCCGTCACGTTGCCGCGTGCCACCGGACAGATCCCGATCTACTATGCGCACAAGAACACCGGAAAGCCGGCCACGCCCGAGTCGGTCGTGTCGATGCACGACATCCATCCGCGCGCGCCCCAGCTGTCGGTCGGCAACACGTCGTTCCATCTCGATGTCGATCCGTCGCCCCTGTATCCGTTCGGCTTCGGTTTGACGTACACCTATGTCGAATATGAGGCGCCGTCACTGCGCCTCGCCGATGTGCCACTCGATGGCACCGTCGAGATCAGTGCCACGCTCACCAATCGAGGCGCGCGCGCTGCCGACGAGGTCGTGCAGCTTTACGTGCGCGACCTCGTGGGCAGTGCTACGCGCCCGGTGAAAGAGCTCAAGGGCTTCCAGCGTGTACACCTCGCCGCAGGTGAGCGACGCACCGTGCGCTTCTCGTTGCCTATCGCGCAGCTCGCCTTTCACGGCCGCGATCTCCAGCGCGCGGTCGAGCCCGGACGTTTTCAGGCCTGGATCGCTCCGCATGCTGGCACGACGACGTCCGTGGAATTCTCCGTGCACTCCTGA
- a CDS encoding glycoside hydrolase family 2 TIM barrel-domain containing protein, with translation MRLMPKLAARSARVRRLSVLATLFVAVVAPATARAQMPRIEVRNDAAGSRIQVNGTDMLLRGVNWDYFPIGTNYSYSLWTQPDDVVKTALDREMGLLKVMGVNVIRQYNGVPPRWVKYIYEQHGIYTVLNHALGRYGTTINGVFQAQTDYSDPKVRRALTNEVLAIVEEFRSTPGVLMWLLGNENNYGLSWKSAATENLPAGERDAAKATYLYSLVGEVTRAIKAKDASRPVAFANGDLQYLDIIAKEAKGLDVFGTNVYRGASFRDLFDRVKTSMGIPVMLTEFGADAWNARDMREDQLSQAKYLLAQWQEIYEQTAGHGRAGNSIGGFTFQWTDGWWKFGQELRLNEHDTNASWSNAAYGDDYTKGENNMNEEWWGIVAKGPADSKGQFPLYPRAAFYALQQAYQLDPYATASSTAKIASHFAAINPADVELRARADRAALTGEGTSRITVSGLRMELQTFNTGGSKISTPKVADAASTLYPSFQGFDRMESFYADITARPSESFSATLSLNVLGNVPGNPIDQIFYENRGRPRNVLTDGTPLRLNGIDRLAVYRASVSWDDRNFRLDGFYRTGHYHWGYEGDFFGLYREANYGKNIDIYNGNAPAGVEFTGKRKLAGLKLAFGPELWWGANPTAIAKYGRKVGETYITAMYQEDVAKLNASASNSSFAIPIPQTRRATLHLADTIAGFGVEAGGIWAGATRVGVPFQIIDYSGGTTRVLQDKIKDSDAFGGKARMTYSKGRYNWYAQGAIMGLVADGGPTSVQTFTGWSLKDTGLNNQWNTISGLSARFGAFEIAPNFLYQKPIVGPVPFDTPAPGRPRNVVDDPFAVRANRETYGAELLLTFDPTPATWMYAWDSDMREDARFAANVGYVYRRLPTTMDAAIGILGDGRTTFPFPGATPARSLYEVRSRIVSKVASDVRLIANLYTGTAEPNGNDPRLLHRSGVDVRMVKQHMKVMAAAKLNDWGPFDYHRDFNLTFPKQLLTDVSYAIGTPQWWDLPETKFGVRGTWRALDKYSPRFCPERVPDLTTGVPTCDPTAPAKNGSEWEIRTYLTVAW, from the coding sequence ATGCGCCTAATGCCGAAGCTGGCTGCCCGCTCCGCGCGGGTCCGTCGCTTGTCCGTGCTCGCTACCCTGTTTGTTGCGGTGGTCGCGCCCGCAACCGCCCGCGCCCAGATGCCGCGCATCGAAGTCCGCAACGATGCCGCCGGCTCGCGCATTCAGGTGAATGGCACCGACATGCTGCTCCGCGGCGTGAACTGGGACTATTTCCCGATCGGCACCAACTACTCCTACAGTCTCTGGACACAGCCGGACGACGTCGTCAAGACGGCCCTCGATCGCGAAATGGGGCTGCTCAAGGTCATGGGCGTCAATGTCATCCGCCAATACAACGGCGTACCCCCGCGTTGGGTGAAGTACATCTACGAGCAGCACGGCATCTACACCGTGCTCAACCACGCCCTCGGTCGGTACGGCACCACCATTAACGGCGTCTTTCAGGCGCAGACCGACTACTCGGATCCCAAGGTGCGCCGCGCGCTGACGAACGAAGTGCTCGCCATTGTCGAGGAATTCCGCAGCACGCCCGGTGTGCTCATGTGGCTGCTGGGCAACGAGAACAACTATGGCCTCTCCTGGAAGTCCGCCGCCACCGAGAATCTCCCGGCCGGTGAACGCGACGCGGCGAAGGCCACGTATCTGTATTCGCTCGTTGGCGAAGTCACGCGCGCCATCAAGGCCAAGGATGCCTCGCGTCCGGTCGCGTTTGCCAACGGCGATCTGCAATACCTCGACATCATCGCCAAGGAAGCCAAGGGCCTCGATGTCTTCGGCACCAACGTGTACCGCGGCGCGTCGTTCCGTGATCTCTTCGATCGCGTGAAAACGTCGATGGGCATTCCCGTCATGCTCACCGAGTTCGGCGCCGATGCCTGGAACGCGCGCGACATGCGCGAAGATCAGCTCTCGCAGGCCAAGTACCTCCTCGCGCAGTGGCAGGAAATTTACGAGCAGACGGCCGGGCACGGTCGCGCCGGCAATTCCATCGGCGGCTTCACTTTCCAGTGGACCGACGGCTGGTGGAAGTTCGGCCAGGAACTGCGCCTCAACGAGCACGACACCAACGCCTCGTGGTCCAACGCGGCCTACGGTGATGACTACACCAAGGGCGAGAACAACATGAACGAAGAGTGGTGGGGCATCGTCGCCAAGGGCCCGGCCGACTCCAAGGGGCAGTTCCCGCTCTATCCGCGCGCGGCCTTCTACGCGCTGCAGCAGGCCTATCAGCTCGATCCGTATGCCACGGCCAGCAGCACCGCCAAGATCGCGTCACACTTTGCCGCGATCAATCCGGCCGATGTAGAGCTTCGTGCCCGCGCCGATCGGGCCGCGCTCACCGGTGAAGGCACCAGCCGCATCACGGTAAGCGGCTTGCGCATGGAACTGCAGACGTTCAACACCGGCGGCTCGAAAATCAGCACGCCCAAGGTGGCCGACGCGGCCTCTACGTTGTACCCGTCGTTCCAGGGTTTCGATCGCATGGAGTCGTTCTACGCCGACATCACCGCGCGCCCCAGCGAATCCTTCTCGGCCACGCTCTCGCTCAACGTGCTTGGCAACGTTCCCGGCAATCCGATCGATCAGATCTTCTACGAGAATCGTGGCCGTCCGCGCAATGTCCTCACCGACGGCACACCGCTTCGACTGAATGGCATCGACCGCCTCGCCGTGTATCGCGCCAGCGTGTCGTGGGATGATCGCAACTTCCGCCTCGATGGCTTCTATCGCACGGGCCACTACCACTGGGGCTACGAAGGCGACTTCTTCGGCCTCTATCGCGAAGCGAACTACGGCAAGAACATCGACATCTACAACGGCAACGCGCCCGCGGGTGTCGAGTTCACGGGTAAGCGCAAGCTGGCCGGCCTGAAGCTCGCGTTCGGTCCGGAGCTCTGGTGGGGTGCAAATCCCACGGCCATCGCGAAGTACGGCCGCAAGGTCGGCGAGACGTACATCACGGCCATGTACCAGGAAGACGTCGCGAAGCTGAATGCATCGGCCAGCAACAGCTCCTTCGCGATTCCGATCCCGCAAACGCGTCGCGCCACGTTGCACTTGGCCGACACGATCGCCGGCTTCGGTGTGGAAGCGGGTGGTATCTGGGCCGGTGCCACGCGCGTCGGCGTCCCGTTTCAGATCATCGACTACTCCGGCGGCACCACGCGCGTGCTGCAGGACAAGATCAAGGACAGCGACGCCTTCGGTGGCAAGGCGCGCATGACCTACTCGAAGGGTCGCTACAACTGGTACGCCCAAGGCGCCATCATGGGCCTCGTGGCCGACGGTGGACCGACCTCCGTGCAGACGTTCACTGGCTGGAGCCTCAAGGACACGGGCCTCAACAATCAGTGGAACACGATCTCCGGTCTCTCGGCGCGCTTCGGCGCCTTCGAAATCGCCCCGAACTTCCTGTATCAGAAGCCGATCGTCGGTCCCGTGCCGTTCGACACGCCGGCGCCCGGGCGTCCGCGCAATGTGGTCGATGATCCGTTTGCCGTGCGCGCCAATCGCGAGACGTATGGCGCTGAGTTGCTGCTCACGTTCGACCCCACGCCGGCCACCTGGATGTACGCCTGGGACAGCGACATGCGTGAGGACGCGCGTTTCGCCGCCAACGTGGGGTACGTGTACCGTCGCCTGCCCACCACGATGGACGCCGCGATCGGTATCCTCGGTGACGGTCGCACCACGTTCCCGTTCCCCGGTGCCACGCCGGCGCGCAGCCTGTATGAAGTGCGCTCGCGCATTGTGTCCAAGGTGGCCAGCGATGTGCGCCTCATCGCGAATCTCTACACCGGCACCGCCGAGCCGAACGGCAACGATCCGCGCTTGCTGCATCGCTCCGGGGTGGATGTGCGCATGGTGAAGCAGCATATGAAGGTGATGGCGGCCGCGAAGCTCAACGACTGGGGTCCGTTCGACTACCACCGTGACTTCAACCTCACGTTCCCGAAGCAGCTGCTCACCGACGTGTCGTACGCGATCGGCACGCCGCAGTGGTGGGACTTGCCGGAAACGAAGTTCGGCGTGCGCGGTACGTGGCGCGCTCTCGACAAGTACTCGCCGCGGTTCTGCCCGGAGCGTGTGCCCGACCTCACCACCGGCGTTCCCACCTGCGATCCCACCGCGCCGGCGAAGAACGGCTCAGAGTGGGAAATCCGGACCTATCTCACCGTGGCCTGGTAG
- a CDS encoding Uma2 family endonuclease: MPKTRPTTRTAAMPPAPLSITAEQLYANPVARARTELLRGRILVHEPAGWTHGDVAARILVAISEHLTAERRANGWPSPRGRVVAAETGFTLSRSPDTVRAPDVAYVRMDRCPTQPPAAFPEFAPDVVVEVLSPSDCAAAVREKVDDWLAAGTLLAWVVDPASQTARVYRADGSESHVATTEALHGEDVLPGLHLALADLFD; the protein is encoded by the coding sequence ATGCCCAAGACCCGTCCCACCACGAGGACCGCTGCGATGCCCCCAGCGCCACTCTCCATCACCGCGGAACAGTTGTACGCGAATCCCGTGGCACGCGCGCGCACCGAGTTGCTGCGCGGCCGGATCCTCGTGCACGAGCCGGCGGGTTGGACGCATGGAGACGTCGCTGCGCGCATCCTGGTGGCGATCAGCGAGCACCTCACCGCTGAACGCCGCGCGAACGGATGGCCGTCGCCGCGTGGCCGCGTCGTCGCCGCCGAAACCGGCTTCACGCTGTCGCGCAGCCCCGACACCGTGCGCGCCCCCGACGTGGCCTACGTGCGCATGGACCGCTGTCCCACGCAGCCACCGGCCGCGTTCCCCGAGTTCGCCCCCGATGTCGTGGTTGAAGTGCTCTCCCCGTCCGACTGTGCCGCCGCCGTGCGCGAGAAAGTGGACGACTGGCTCGCCGCCGGCACGCTGCTCGCGTGGGTGGTCGATCCGGCGAGCCAAACAGCCCGCGTCTACCGCGCCGACGGCAGCGAATCCCACGTGGCCACAACCGAGGCGCTCCACGGCGAAGACGTCCTCCCCGGGCTCCACCTCGCGCTCGCCGACCTGTTCGACTGA
- a CDS encoding glycoside hydrolase family 3 protein, with protein sequence MTTMTRHEIVAERAESLLARMSLAQKLGQMIMSERMATTPDDVRDFHLGSVLSGGGSAPGANTVSDWVAMNDAYWAASMSEANGRLPIPLLYAVDAVHGHANVLGATVFPHNIGLGCARDPELVERTARVMAKEVLATGVDWTFAPTLAVAQNIHWGRTYESFSEDPALVASYAAGYVRGVQHDLGTDGVIACAKHWVGDGGTTAGNDQGDTAISQEALERTHMSPYYPALEAGLLTVMASFNSWNGDKCHGHRYLLTDVLKGRLGFDGLVVSDWDGVDYLHEDYGTAIGMAVNAGMDVFMVSLEWKRCLELLQQQVEAGIVPMSRIDDAVLRILSVKLRFGLFEKPRPAERAWSKSDSFGSAAHRDIAREAVRKSLVLLKNEHALLPLSRAARILVAGKSAHNRGHQCGGFTVAWQGETTNDAIVGGTSIWEGIQALAPMAALDVTGASADPAHHDVAIVVIGEKPYAEGMGDLRLGGRVEKGSHNPAKPHNLAPYGKSIELAQLHPEDLALITAIASKGISVVTVFVGGRPLVVNAELDASQAFVAAWLPGSEGQGVADVLLGDYPFHGTLSFTWPQSTAPSYKDEAPRFARGYGITTG encoded by the coding sequence ATGACCACCATGACGCGACACGAGATCGTGGCCGAGCGCGCTGAGTCGCTGCTGGCCCGCATGAGCCTCGCTCAAAAGCTCGGACAGATGATCATGTCCGAACGAATGGCCACCACGCCTGACGACGTCCGTGACTTCCACTTGGGCTCCGTGCTCAGCGGCGGCGGTTCCGCGCCGGGCGCGAATACCGTGAGCGATTGGGTCGCCATGAACGACGCGTACTGGGCCGCCTCGATGTCGGAGGCGAACGGCCGCTTGCCCATTCCGCTGCTTTATGCGGTCGATGCGGTACACGGTCATGCTAACGTGCTTGGTGCCACGGTCTTTCCGCACAACATCGGCCTCGGTTGCGCGCGTGATCCCGAACTCGTTGAGCGCACGGCGCGCGTGATGGCGAAGGAAGTACTGGCCACCGGCGTGGACTGGACGTTTGCCCCCACGCTGGCCGTGGCGCAGAACATCCACTGGGGCCGCACCTACGAGAGCTTCTCGGAGGATCCGGCGCTCGTGGCCTCGTACGCGGCGGGATATGTGCGCGGCGTGCAGCACGACCTCGGTACCGATGGCGTGATCGCCTGCGCCAAGCATTGGGTCGGTGACGGGGGTACCACGGCGGGCAACGATCAGGGAGACACGGCGATCTCGCAGGAGGCGCTCGAGCGCACGCACATGTCGCCGTATTATCCGGCGCTCGAAGCGGGTCTGCTGACCGTGATGGCGTCGTTCAACAGTTGGAACGGCGACAAGTGCCACGGGCATCGCTATCTGCTCACCGACGTGCTCAAGGGACGCCTTGGCTTCGATGGGCTCGTCGTGTCCGATTGGGACGGCGTCGACTACCTGCACGAGGACTACGGCACCGCCATCGGCATGGCCGTGAATGCCGGCATGGACGTGTTCATGGTGTCGCTGGAGTGGAAGCGCTGCCTCGAGCTGTTGCAGCAGCAGGTCGAAGCCGGCATCGTACCGATGTCGCGCATCGATGATGCGGTGCTACGCATTCTTAGTGTGAAGCTTCGCTTTGGGCTGTTCGAGAAGCCACGGCCGGCCGAGCGCGCATGGTCGAAGAGCGACAGCTTTGGCAGCGCCGCGCATCGCGACATTGCCCGCGAGGCCGTGCGCAAGTCGCTGGTGTTGCTCAAGAACGAGCACGCGCTGCTGCCGTTGTCGCGCGCGGCGCGCATTCTCGTGGCCGGCAAGAGCGCGCACAATCGCGGGCACCAGTGCGGCGGCTTCACGGTGGCGTGGCAAGGCGAAACTACCAATGACGCAATCGTAGGCGGCACATCAATCTGGGAAGGCATTCAGGCCCTCGCCCCGATGGCGGCGCTCGACGTAACCGGTGCGTCGGCCGATCCAGCGCACCATGACGTGGCCATCGTCGTGATTGGCGAGAAGCCCTACGCCGAAGGGATGGGGGATCTACGCTTGGGTGGACGGGTCGAGAAGGGTTCGCACAACCCGGCGAAGCCACACAATCTGGCGCCCTACGGCAAGTCGATTGAACTCGCGCAACTGCACCCGGAAGATCTCGCACTCATCACCGCGATTGCGTCCAAAGGCATATCGGTCGTCACCGTGTTCGTGGGCGGACGTCCGCTCGTGGTGAACGCGGAACTCGATGCCTCGCAAGCGTTCGTCGCGGCGTGGCTGCCTGGCTCCGAGGGACAGGGTGTCGCCGATGTCCTGCTCGGCGACTACCCGTTTCACGGCACCTTGTCATTTACCTGGCCGCAGAGTACGGCGCCGTCGTACAAAGACGAGGCGCCGCGTTTCGCCCGCGGCTACGGAATCACGACGGGCTGA